The following proteins come from a genomic window of Sulfitobacter indolifex:
- a CDS encoding aminotransferase class I/II-fold pyridoxal phosphate-dependent enzyme produces MMYPERFSNLPAHVWPRLRALLDGHEGGGTPIHMTIGEPKHAFPAWVTDEITKHAEGFNKYPPNDGSPELRGAIAAWIARRYGVEMDPDTEVMALNGTREGLYNAVIALCPPTKNGEKSAILMPNPFYQVYMIGAISGEAEPIMVPATAETGHLPDFASLPEDVLRRTTAAYLCSPANPQGVVASRDYWAELIALAEKYDFLIFADECYSEIYRDTPPTGALEVVKELGTDRNRVVIFHSLSKRSNLPGLRAGFAASGPETMREIKQLRNYAGAPLPLPLQQAAAAVWADEAHVEENRALYQEKYAIADRIFGNVPGYASPEAGFFLWLPVEDDEAAALKLWRETGVRVLPGSYLAQNVAGTNPGQNYIRVALVAPKDETTRGLEAIRDCLYST; encoded by the coding sequence ATGATGTATCCTGAGCGGTTTTCGAACCTTCCGGCCCACGTGTGGCCGCGCCTGCGCGCCTTGCTTGATGGGCATGAAGGCGGCGGTACGCCTATCCATATGACCATTGGCGAGCCGAAGCATGCGTTTCCGGCTTGGGTCACCGATGAGATCACGAAACACGCCGAGGGCTTTAACAAATACCCGCCGAACGACGGTTCGCCCGAATTGCGCGGCGCCATCGCCGCATGGATCGCCCGGCGCTATGGCGTTGAGATGGACCCCGATACTGAGGTTATGGCCCTGAACGGCACACGCGAGGGGCTTTATAACGCTGTCATCGCGCTCTGTCCGCCTACTAAGAACGGCGAAAAATCAGCGATTCTGATGCCGAACCCGTTCTACCAAGTCTATATGATCGGCGCGATTTCCGGAGAAGCAGAGCCCATTATGGTGCCCGCCACCGCAGAGACCGGCCATCTGCCCGATTTTGCCAGCCTGCCCGAAGATGTGCTGCGCCGCACCACGGCGGCCTATCTTTGTTCGCCCGCCAATCCGCAGGGCGTCGTCGCCTCGCGCGATTATTGGGCCGAACTGATCGCATTGGCCGAGAAATATGATTTCCTGATCTTCGCTGATGAATGCTATTCTGAGATCTACCGCGACACGCCGCCCACCGGCGCGTTGGAGGTGGTTAAGGAACTGGGCACCGACCGCAACCGCGTGGTGATCTTTCACTCGCTGTCGAAGCGCTCCAATCTGCCAGGGCTGCGCGCGGGTTTTGCCGCCAGCGGACCAGAGACGATGCGTGAGATCAAACAGTTGCGCAACTACGCGGGCGCGCCATTGCCGCTGCCCTTGCAGCAGGCCGCTGCCGCCGTTTGGGCGGATGAGGCGCATGTGGAAGAGAACCGCGCGCTCTACCAAGAGAAATACGCCATCGCCGACCGTATCTTTGGCAATGTGCCGGGCTATGCGAGCCCCGAGGCAGGGTTCTTCCTGTGGCTCCCGGTCGAGGATGACGAGGCCGCAGCGCTGAAACTGTGGCGCGAGACAGGCGTGCGGGTGCTGCCCGGCAGCTATTTGGCGCAGAACGTCGCCGGGACAAATCCCGGTCAGAATTACATTCGGGTCGCCTTGGTGGCCCCAAAAGACGAAACGACGCGCGGGTTGGAAGCGATCCGCGACTGTCTGTATTCGACATAA
- a CDS encoding DNA translocase FtsK, whose amino-acid sequence MAYQTRGRDPLLDSNMAEAIEKRGRELLGLALIMLGVMAAMMIGSYTPDDPNWMVSTDAPVQNWMGRIGASIAAPLFMIVGWGAWGIAIVLLFWGGRFALHQGDDRAIGRLIFAPIAVALGAIYAATLAPGQEWLLTHSFGLGGLFGDTVMGALLTILPIGSTLTVKLMSLLMGVAILALGAFVLGFTKTELVRITRFLLVGLIMAYAGLMTLLGRGASGAVVAAQNLSARQAERRERRRQEAEEADTWAAPDAGQDYYAQQAPMAELEAEPRSMFGRMPGLIKRPEAGMPELELIETYSDAIVDETPGEERIKSKIADVIKNRVRNANAIHTPTTAPLTKGRGRGPDPLLLNTSQPATLRAEPPLTAGAATLRPEPLLRRPQVQPEPAPELMAEEPMMQEPMDEPYEDTVTSESLPLQQAPAPEAMKIPVAEPRKVVQQPIRRVVQPSKQAQVEAQPALTFEDTHPGFELPPLSLLESPEGVQRLHLSDEALEENARMLETVLDDYGVKGEIVAVRPGPVVTMYELEPAPGLKASRVIGLADDIARSMAALSARVSTVPGRSVIGIELPNEHREKVILREILSSRDFGDGNQRLPLALGKDIGGDPVVANLAKMPHLLIAGTTGSGKSVAINTMILSLLYKLTPQECRMIMIDPKMLELSVYDGIPHLLSPVVTDPKKAVVALKWTVGEMEERYRKMSKMGVRNIEGYNGRVREALAKGEMFSRTVQTGFDDDTGEPIFETEETTPEALPYIVVIVDEMADLMMVAGKEIEACIQRLAQMARASGIHLIMATQRPSVDVITGTIKANFPTRISFQVTSKIDSRTILGEMGAEQLLGMGDMLYMAGGAKITRCHGPFVSDEEVEEIVNHLKQFGEPDYVGGVVEGPSEDNESNIDAVLGLGGNTDGEDALYDTAVQVVIKDRKCSTSYIQRKLAIGYNKAARLVEQMEDEGLVSPANHVGKREILVPEQG is encoded by the coding sequence ATGGCATATCAGACACGGGGACGCGATCCATTGCTAGACAGCAACATGGCCGAGGCAATCGAAAAGCGCGGTCGTGAACTGCTGGGACTGGCACTGATCATGCTGGGCGTCATGGCTGCCATGATGATCGGCAGCTACACGCCCGACGATCCCAACTGGATGGTTTCGACCGACGCGCCGGTGCAGAACTGGATGGGCCGGATCGGTGCCTCCATCGCTGCACCGCTGTTCATGATCGTTGGTTGGGGCGCTTGGGGCATTGCCATCGTCCTGTTGTTCTGGGGTGGGCGTTTCGCGCTGCATCAGGGGGATGACCGCGCCATTGGGCGTCTGATCTTTGCCCCTATCGCCGTGGCGCTTGGGGCGATTTATGCCGCGACATTGGCCCCCGGTCAGGAATGGCTGCTAACCCATAGTTTCGGTCTGGGCGGGCTCTTTGGCGATACTGTCATGGGCGCGCTTTTGACGATCTTGCCGATTGGCTCGACCCTGACGGTCAAGCTGATGTCGCTTTTGATGGGCGTGGCGATTCTGGCCTTGGGCGCTTTTGTGCTGGGCTTCACCAAGACTGAGTTGGTGCGCATCACGCGGTTCTTGCTGGTTGGCCTGATCATGGCCTATGCCGGGTTGATGACCCTTTTGGGCCGGGGCGCCAGCGGTGCCGTTGTGGCCGCGCAGAACCTGTCGGCCCGTCAGGCCGAGCGCCGTGAGCGCCGCCGGCAAGAGGCTGAGGAAGCCGACACTTGGGCCGCACCGGACGCAGGTCAGGATTATTACGCGCAACAAGCCCCTATGGCCGAGTTGGAAGCAGAGCCGCGCAGCATGTTTGGCCGGATGCCGGGCCTTATCAAACGCCCCGAAGCCGGTATGCCCGAGCTCGAGCTGATCGAGACCTATAGCGACGCCATCGTCGACGAGACACCGGGTGAGGAGCGCATCAAAAGCAAGATCGCCGATGTGATCAAGAACCGCGTCCGCAATGCCAATGCGATCCACACGCCGACAACTGCGCCGCTGACCAAAGGCCGGGGCCGTGGACCGGACCCGCTGCTGTTGAACACCAGCCAGCCCGCCACCCTGCGCGCCGAGCCGCCGCTGACCGCAGGCGCTGCTACATTGCGCCCCGAGCCGCTGCTGCGCAGGCCGCAGGTTCAGCCTGAGCCTGCACCGGAGCTGATGGCCGAAGAGCCGATGATGCAAGAGCCGATGGACGAGCCTTACGAAGATACAGTCACCTCCGAAAGCCTGCCTTTGCAGCAAGCGCCTGCACCCGAAGCGATGAAAATTCCCGTGGCCGAGCCGCGTAAAGTGGTGCAACAGCCGATCCGACGGGTCGTGCAGCCTTCCAAGCAGGCACAGGTCGAAGCGCAGCCCGCATTGACCTTTGAAGACACGCATCCCGGCTTTGAACTGCCACCGCTGAGCCTTTTGGAAAGCCCCGAAGGCGTGCAGCGTTTGCACCTGAGCGATGAGGCGTTGGAAGAAAACGCGCGCATGCTGGAAACCGTGCTTGATGACTATGGCGTAAAAGGCGAGATCGTCGCCGTGCGCCCTGGCCCTGTTGTTACGATGTATGAGCTTGAACCCGCGCCGGGCCTCAAAGCCAGCCGTGTGATCGGTCTCGCGGACGATATCGCGCGCTCCATGGCTGCCCTTTCCGCGCGTGTCTCGACCGTGCCGGGCCGTAGCGTGATCGGGATCGAACTGCCCAATGAGCACCGCGAGAAGGTGATCTTGCGCGAGATCCTGTCGAGCCGCGATTTCGGCGACGGCAACCAGCGCCTGCCGCTGGCGCTTGGCAAGGACATCGGTGGCGACCCGGTTGTCGCGAACCTTGCGAAAATGCCCCACCTGCTGATCGCGGGGACCACTGGTTCGGGTAAATCCGTGGCGATTAACACGATGATCCTGTCGCTGCTTTACAAGCTGACACCGCAGGAATGCCGGATGATCATGATCGACCCCAAGATGCTGGAACTGTCGGTCTATGACGGCATCCCGCATCTGCTGTCCCCAGTTGTGACCGACCCGAAAAAGGCCGTCGTCGCGCTGAAATGGACCGTGGGCGAGATGGAAGAGCGCTATCGCAAGATGTCCAAGATGGGCGTGCGCAATATCGAAGGCTACAACGGGCGTGTCCGCGAAGCACTGGCCAAAGGCGAGATGTTTAGCCGCACCGTGCAGACCGGTTTTGACGACGATACCGGCGAGCCGATCTTTGAGACCGAGGAAACAACACCCGAGGCGCTGCCCTATATCGTCGTGATTGTCGACGAGATGGCCGACCTGATGATGGTCGCAGGCAAAGAGATCGAAGCCTGCATCCAGCGTCTGGCGCAGATGGCGCGGGCATCGGGTATCCACCTGATCATGGCGACGCAGCGCCCGTCGGTCGATGTTATCACCGGCACGATCAAGGCAAACTTCCCCACGCGGATTTCCTTCCAAGTGACCTCGAAAATCGACAGCCGCACGATCTTGGGTGAAATGGGTGCCGAACAGCTGCTGGGCATGGGCGACATGCTTTATATGGCAGGCGGGGCGAAAATCACCCGTTGCCACGGCCCCTTCGTCAGCGACGAAGAGGTCGAAGAGATCGTCAACCACCTCAAGCAATTTGGTGAGCCGGATTATGTCGGCGGTGTGGTCGAAGGTCCGTCCGAGGATAATGAAAGCAATATCGACGCGGTGCTGGGCCTTGGCGGCAACACCGATGGCGAAGACGCGCTTTATGACACTGCCGTTCAGGTGGTCATCAAAGACCGCAAATGCTCAACGTCCTACATCCAGCGGAAACTGGCGATCGGCTATAATAAGGCCGCGCGACTGGTCGAGCAGATGGAAGACGAAGGGCTGGTCTCTCCGGCCAACCACGTCGGCAAGCGCGAAATTCTGGTGCCGGAACAGGGATAG
- a CDS encoding LolA family protein, which translates to MRKLTSAILAIGLAVSAPLAAAAQQLSLNEISGYLNQLKTAKGDFTQINDDGSISTGTIYIKRPGKVRFEYNAPDSGLVVAGANTVVIYDKKSNQPAETYPLARTPLSIILADNVNLGRAKMVTGHSYDGTATTVTAQDPANPQYGNIQMKFTGNPVQLRQWVINDGNGSATTVVLGDMQAGGNISNSLFDTAGARAGAKR; encoded by the coding sequence ATGCGTAAACTTACTTCTGCGATTCTGGCGATTGGTTTGGCCGTATCCGCCCCCTTGGCGGCGGCGGCGCAGCAATTGTCGCTGAACGAAATCTCAGGCTATCTGAACCAGTTGAAGACAGCGAAAGGTGACTTCACCCAGATCAACGACGATGGCTCGATCAGCACCGGTACGATCTATATCAAACGCCCCGGCAAGGTGCGGTTTGAATATAACGCGCCCGACAGTGGTTTGGTCGTCGCCGGGGCCAACACGGTTGTGATCTATGACAAGAAATCCAACCAACCGGCCGAGACCTACCCGCTGGCGCGCACCCCGCTGTCGATCATCTTGGCCGACAACGTCAATCTGGGCCGCGCCAAGATGGTCACCGGCCACAGCTATGACGGTACTGCCACCACGGTGACGGCTCAGGATCCGGCGAACCCGCAGTATGGCAACATCCAGATGAAGTTCACCGGCAACCCGGTGCAGCTGCGCCAGTGGGTCATCAACGACGGCAACGGCAGCGCGACGACCGTTGTGCTGGGGGATATGCAGGCCGGGGGCAATATCTCGAACAGCCTGTTTGACACCGCAGGCGCACGCGCTGGCGCCAAGCGTTAA
- a CDS encoding transglycosylase SLT domain-containing protein gives MSKHLRAMIIVLLVASCGGGPQTAPRDLDNACTILKERPDYLKAFRATERKWGVPIHVQMATIHQESKFVADARTPFKYVLGVIPMGRQSSAYGYSQALDATWDEYLKSEGSRRAKRDEIRDASDFMGWYMNQTRQRNGISLHDARNQYLAYHEGHTGYARQSYNSKAWLVGVAGKVDSRAQLYERQIAGCRLGRW, from the coding sequence ATGAGCAAGCATCTTCGCGCAATGATTATCGTGCTGCTGGTAGCATCCTGCGGCGGTGGCCCACAAACGGCCCCGCGTGATCTGGATAATGCCTGCACGATTCTCAAAGAGCGCCCCGACTACCTGAAAGCATTCCGCGCGACCGAGCGGAAATGGGGTGTGCCCATCCACGTTCAGATGGCCACCATTCACCAAGAAAGCAAGTTCGTGGCCGATGCCCGGACACCGTTCAAATATGTGCTGGGCGTGATCCCGATGGGCCGCCAGTCCAGTGCCTATGGCTATTCGCAGGCCTTGGACGCAACTTGGGATGAATACCTCAAATCCGAAGGCAGCCGCCGCGCCAAGCGCGATGAAATTCGCGACGCGAGCGATTTCATGGGGTGGTATATGAACCAAACCCGCCAGCGGAACGGCATCTCATTGCATGACGCGCGCAACCAATACCTCGCCTATCATGAGGGTCACACCGGTTATGCCCGGCAGAGCTATAACAGCAAAGCCTGGTTGGTGGGTGTTGCGGGCAAGGTTGATTCCCGTGCGCAGCTCTATGAACGTCAGATTGCCGGGTGCCGCTTAGGCCGCTGGTAA
- the hspQ gene encoding heat shock protein HspQ, producing the protein MIRTRAKYHLGQIVRHKKHPFRGVIFDVDPEFANTEEWYEAIPEESRPVKDQPFYHLLAENDQSYYVAYVSEQNLVADYSGEPVDHPDIPDLFGPFTDGAYPLHFQLN; encoded by the coding sequence ATGATACGAACGCGCGCAAAATATCACCTCGGGCAAATTGTCCGTCACAAGAAGCATCCCTTCCGTGGCGTGATTTTTGACGTCGACCCGGAATTCGCCAATACCGAAGAATGGTATGAGGCGATCCCCGAAGAGAGCCGCCCGGTGAAAGACCAGCCGTTCTATCATCTCTTGGCCGAGAATGATCAGAGCTACTATGTGGCCTATGTGTCCGAGCAGAACCTCGTGGCCGATTATTCGGGGGAGCCTGTGGACCACCCCGACATTCCCGATCTCTTCGGCCCCTTCACCGATGGTGCCTATCCGCTACACTTCCAGTTGAACTAA
- a CDS encoding gamma-glutamyltransferase family protein, producing the protein MRDFHLPGRSAVFATNGMCATSHPLAARAAVDILARGGNAMDAAIAGAVLLGICEPQMTGIGGDCFVLYSPAGGEEVLALNGSGRAPAALDAAKLRDKGEKTVPLRSADAVTIPTAIDAFCHLSESVGKLGLDALLAPAIHYAEAGVPVAPRVAFDWATDGGTLQGRARDHFLINGKTPRVGDLFRAPGQAEVLRCVAAQGRDAFYTGEIAEDMIATLQAAGGSHSAGDFAAARCEATTPVSGQYKDLEVVEHPPNGQGATALLLMNILSHFDIAGMDPQGAERLHIEAEATKLAYDARNRFLADPDHTTRLGHMLAPETARGLAALIDPKRAMAAAAPISEAVHKDTIYITVVDSDGMSVSLIYSIFHGFGSGIASDKFGILLQNRGAGFTLEEGHPNELKGGKRPMHTIIPGMIRENGRVTMPFGVMGGAYQSYGHARFASNLTDFGMDVQSAIDAPRAFADGQVMKVERGFGDEVRQSLSDMGHKVVIPDTAIGGAQAIRIREDGVLEGASDPRKDGCALGY; encoded by the coding sequence ATGCGCGATTTTCACCTTCCAGGCCGTTCGGCCGTTTTTGCGACGAACGGCATGTGCGCTACCTCGCACCCGCTGGCGGCGCGAGCGGCGGTCGATATCCTTGCACGCGGCGGCAACGCGATGGATGCGGCAATAGCGGGTGCGGTCTTGCTGGGCATTTGCGAGCCGCAGATGACCGGGATTGGTGGGGATTGCTTTGTGCTTTACTCCCCCGCGGGCGGCGAAGAGGTACTTGCGCTCAACGGCTCTGGTCGCGCGCCTGCGGCTCTGGATGCTGCCAAATTGCGCGACAAGGGCGAAAAGACCGTGCCGCTGCGCTCTGCCGATGCGGTGACAATCCCGACCGCCATTGATGCCTTCTGCCACTTGTCTGAGAGCGTGGGTAAATTGGGGTTGGACGCGCTGCTCGCCCCCGCGATCCACTATGCCGAAGCCGGTGTGCCCGTCGCGCCGCGCGTGGCTTTTGATTGGGCCACGGATGGCGGCACCCTTCAGGGGCGCGCGCGGGATCATTTCCTCATCAACGGGAAAACGCCCCGCGTTGGTGACCTCTTCCGCGCGCCGGGCCAAGCCGAAGTGCTGCGTTGCGTCGCCGCGCAGGGGCGCGATGCTTTTTATACCGGAGAGATCGCCGAAGACATGATCGCCACGCTGCAAGCCGCAGGCGGCAGCCACAGTGCCGGAGATTTCGCAGCAGCACGGTGCGAGGCCACGACGCCCGTCTCGGGCCAATACAAAGACCTCGAAGTGGTGGAGCATCCGCCCAACGGCCAAGGCGCCACCGCCCTCCTACTAATGAACATCCTGAGCCACTTCGACATCGCCGGAATGGACCCTCAAGGCGCAGAGCGGCTGCATATCGAGGCCGAGGCCACCAAGCTCGCCTATGATGCGCGCAACCGCTTTCTGGCCGACCCGGACCATACGACGCGGCTCGGCCACATGCTTGCCCCCGAAACCGCCCGCGGTTTGGCCGCGCTGATCGATCCCAAACGCGCCATGGCTGCCGCCGCGCCGATCAGCGAGGCGGTGCATAAAGACACGATCTACATCACCGTGGTAGACAGCGACGGCATGTCAGTGTCGTTGATCTATTCAATCTTCCACGGCTTCGGCTCTGGCATCGCGTCAGACAAGTTCGGCATCCTGCTGCAAAACCGTGGCGCGGGCTTCACGCTGGAAGAGGGTCATCCGAATGAGTTGAAAGGCGGCAAGCGCCCGATGCATACGATCATTCCCGGCATGATCCGCGAGAACGGTCGCGTCACCATGCCCTTTGGGGTGATGGGCGGGGCCTATCAGTCCTACGGCCACGCGCGCTTTGCCTCAAACCTCACCGATTTCGGCATGGACGTGCAAAGCGCCATCGACGCGCCGCGGGCCTTTGCCGATGGGCAGGTGATGAAGGTCGAGCGCGGCTTTGGCGATGAGGTCCGCCAGAGCCTGAGCGATATGGGCCATAAAGTTGTGATACCCGACACCGCAATCGGCGGCGCTCAGGCGATCCGCATCCGCGAAGATGGCGTGCTGGAAGGGGCCAGTGACCCGCGAAAAGACGGCTGTGCTTTGGGGTATTGA
- a CDS encoding ATP-binding protein, giving the protein MRRPAARSALSPFEISIHSGPCAAREALALLFDGLTCLKLEAEETCLVRLVLAEMLNNIVEHAYPDPDRPGPIHIACHHEPDGLHLSVSDEGLPMPDLQAPLGLPQEIDGPICDLPEGGFGWFLIRDLAKDLSYQRLAQENRIELRLAVGLLTSD; this is encoded by the coding sequence GTGCGGCGGCCCGCCGCGCGGTCTGCGCTATCCCCGTTTGAGATCAGCATCCACAGCGGCCCCTGTGCCGCGCGCGAGGCGCTGGCGCTTTTGTTTGACGGTCTTACCTGTCTCAAGCTGGAGGCTGAAGAGACCTGCTTAGTAAGGCTCGTATTGGCTGAGATGCTTAACAATATCGTCGAACACGCCTATCCAGACCCGGATCGCCCCGGGCCGATCCATATCGCCTGCCACCACGAACCGGATGGTCTGCATCTCTCTGTCAGTGACGAAGGGTTGCCGATGCCGGATCTACAAGCACCCTTAGGCCTGCCGCAGGAAATTGACGGGCCGATTTGCGACCTACCCGAAGGGGGCTTTGGCTGGTTCTTGATCCGGGATCTGGCCAAAGACCTAAGCTATCAACGTTTGGCGCAGGAAAATAGGATTGAACTGCGGTTGGCGGTGGGCCTGCTAACGTCCGATTAA